GAGGGTGAATCTTTACTCATTATGTTAGATATGAAAGGGGTTTGCGCTTCTAGTGGTTCAGCCTGTACATCAGGATCATTAGATCCATCTCATGTATTAATGGCTATTGGTTTACCCCATGAAACAGCCCATGGTTCCTTAAGAATTACTTTAGGAGATAAAAATACAGAAGAAGATGTGGATTATTTATTGGAGATCTTACCACAGATTGTTCAAAGGTTAAGGGATATGTCTCCTTTATATGAAGATTTTATGAAAATGAATCAATAAAATATAGAAACTGCAATCGTAACTGAAATTTATGAAAGATAATTTGAGGTGATATTTATGTATACAGAAAAAGTAATGGATCATTTTATGAACCCAAGAAATATGGGGGAAATAGAGAATGCAAGTGGTACTGGAACAGTAGGAAATGCAAAATGTGGTGATATCATGAGAATCTTTTTAGATGTTGAAGACAATATTATAAAAGATGTTAAGTTCAAAACTTTTGGTTGTGGTGCTGCTGTTGCAACAAGTAGTATGGCAACAGAATTAGTAAAAGGTAAATCCATTGAAGAAGCATTGCAAGTTACTAATAGATCAGTAATGGAAGCTTTAGATGGTCTTCCAAAAGCAAAAGTCCACTGTTCATTGTTAGCAGAAGAGGCTATCCATGCAGCATTATGGGATTATGCTCAAAAACATAATATTGAGATAGAAGGCCTTGAACCACCAAAAGAAGATGTGCATGATCACGACCATGACGATGATGAAGAATAAATAGGCGGGATACCAATGGAAAAAACAAAAGTTGTTGTAGGTATGTCAGGCGGAGTAGATAGTTCTGTGGCGGCGTATTTACTAAAAGAACAAGGTTATGATGTAATTGGTGTAACCATGCAGATTTGGCAAGATGAAGACACTGATGTACAAGAAGAAAAAGCAGGGTGTTGTGGACTGAGTGCTGTAGATGACGCTAGAAGAGTAGCCAATGCATTAGAGATACCTTATTATGTAATGAATTTTAAAGATGAATTCAAAGAAAAGGTTATTGATTATTTTATTGATGAATATCAAGAAGGGCGTACCCCAAATCCTTGTATTGCCTGTAATAGATATGTAAAATGGGAATCCTTGTTATTCCGTTCTTTACAAATTGGAGCAGAGTACATTGCTACAGGGCATTATGCCCAAGTTGTTCAGTTAGAAAATGGTAGATATACAATGAAAAAATCTGTTACGTCTCAAAAAGATCAAACCTATGCATTGTATAATTTAACTCAAGAGCAATTATCTCGTACTTTAATGCCAGTGGGTAAATACACAAAAGATCAAATTAGAGAAATGGCACAAAAGATAAATTTGAGAATAGCGAATAAACCAGATAGTCAAGAGATATGCTTTATCCCAGATAATGATTATGGTAGATTCATTCAAGAGAATCTTGAAAAAACCATTGAACCAGGAAATTTTGTTGATACAGAAGGTAATATAGTTGGAAAGCACAAAGGGATTATTCATTATACAATAGGACAAAGAAAAGGCTTAGGCATTGCCCTAGGAAAACCAGTTTTTGTTGTTGAAATAAGACCTGAAACGAATGAAGTGGTGATAGGTGAACACAATGAGGTTTTTACTCAAGAATTAAAAGCGAATAACTTGAATTTTATGTCTATAGAAGATTTAGAAGGCGAAAAACGTGTTATTGGAAAAATACGTTACAGTCACCAAGGGGCCCCTTGTATTATAAAGAAAATTGATGAAGATACTTTACTATGCAAATTTGATGAACCTCAAAGAGCAATAACACCTGGACAAGCAGTTGTCTTTTATGAAGAGGACTATATTGTTGGTGGTGGAACAATTATATAGGTATAAATACGAAAAACTAGAGTAGAGGCATACTCTGGTTTTTTTGTTTTGTAGGGTTCTGTTTCCTATAAAGTACTTACACTTGAAAAAAACAAAGGGGAAACTGTATACATTTTGCAATGAAAAGTCATCTATTTTGAATACAAATGGAATGATGTTTGGAGTGTGTTTTGTATATAAGAACAAAAAATGCATACTTTAATAACTATTTAAACAAAAATCTACTAGATTAACAATAAATAAGAGAGTATAATAACCACATAAGTTAATGAAAAATTTCGACACAAAAAAACATATTTAAATATAAAACATATAAAAAGTCTTCGAAATTAAATGTTCTGAAAATTAATGAAATACAATAATGGCGTCATACTGGGATAATATATAACCCACTAGACTTGTTAAAATATTAACAAAATGCAATGTATTATTTTGATTTAAGGCATTTTGCTTTGAATATAAATTGTCAAATTAAAACTGAAGGAGGAAGGTTTTATGAAGAAGATTTTAATAGTAATGATTGTTTTAGCACTAACGGTATCATTAATGGGGTGTGGTAATACGGAACAAACAACGCCTAATGACAATTCCACACCAAGTGAGGATGATCAAATCACTCTAAGAATGTCTTGGTGGGGTGGAGATGCACGTCATAATGCCACATTAGAAGTAATTGATCTATTTGAAGCAGCATACCCACATATTACTGTGGTTCCTGAATATACTGCATTTGATGGTCATTTCGAAAGAATGGCAGCTCAGCTTGTAGGAAGAGATGAACCGGATATTATGCAAGTTAATTTTAACTGGTATTATGGGTTTTCTCCTGATGGAGAAGGGTTTTATGATTTATCTACTTTAGAAAATCTTAATTTATCCAACTGGCCAGCAGAAAACTTTGAAGTATTAACCATTAATGGAAAAATACAAGGTATTCCTATTAGTATTGGTACTCGTGGATTTGTATACAATGAAGCTATCTATGAACAAGCAGGTGTGCCATTCCCAGAGACATGGGATGATTTAATTCAGGCAGGTATAACAATGAGAGAAGTATTAGGTCCTGATTATTATTCATTAGGAAATTTAAGACATGATTTTGAAATTCCACAATTAATTTTCTCATATTTAGCTCAAAAAACAGGGAAAAATATTTTTGAAAATAATGAAGTAGCTTATACTGAAGAAGAGTTAACTGATGGTTTCGAGTTTCTTCAAACATTAATTGATAGTAATGTTATTCCAGATTTTCACGCTGATTCTTCCGTAAAAAATCACGAAAACCCTAACTGGATTGCAGGTAGATATGCAGGGATTTTCAATTGGAATTCAAATAACAATATATATGAAGCTAATTTGGACCCTAGTCTAAATACTCAATTAGTTGCAGTTCCATTTATTAAGTTAAGTGATAACCAATTACACAGTGGTGGATTTGATAAAGTGCTTCAAGCTTGGTCAATAAGTGCAAACACATCCCACCCTGAGGAAGCTGCATTGTTTTTAGAATTTATTTCCACAGATAGAGATGCAGTCGTTGCACATGGTTTGAATAGAGGGACGCCATTAAATAAGGTAGCAGAAGCTATTTTAGCAGAAGAAGGATTGTTAGTAGGTATTGACTATGAAGCTTATGTATTAGCTTCCCAAATCGAAGGCACTTATTCGTTCCATCCATTCTTCGAAGATAATACAGTAAGATCTGCTTATGGGGATGTATTTGAAAGATTTATTATGGGAAATCTCTCTCCAAGAAATGCAGCTGAAGAGCTTATCAGAGATACAAACAGAGCAGTAAAAGAAGCAATGCAAGGTTAAACCTAACGCTTATAAAATCAATTAATATAGTAATTAATAACAATAATAACGTGATTAACTTAATCCCTACATTAAAACCGAGATACTATTAGTATCTTGGTTTTTTGTTTCTTTAGGTATTTTTTATAAGCAGACATATAGAGAAAAGGGGATTAAATATGTACAAAATGTGAATAATTTGTGAACATTAACTAAAATTAGATAAAAAATTACTAAAAAACATACATATGTAACTAATGATAAAAAGAAACATTGTATACAATGAACAAATTTTGGTCATTTTTACTTAAAAAAAACAAAAAATGCACATTTTCATGATATTTAGAACAAAATTGAGCTAGAAACTGAAATGAGAAGAAGATATAATAAATATATAAGTTGAACCAATATTTAAACTTAATTAATTTAGAAGAGGAAGTGAAATTAAATTAAGAGAAAAAAGTTAAACATTCTGAAAATATTACCTTGTTATAAATTAACTGTTTGGCAATCAGTTAAAGGCATTAAATGAATCATTGGAATTAATTTTTAAGACCCGTTACTAAGATTTAAAGCAATGTGCTTTAAATATAAAAGTATTCAGATTAAAGCTGAAGGAGGAAGGTTTTATGAAGAAAATTATAATAGCGATGATCGTAATGGCACTAACAGTATCCTTAATGGGGTGTGGTTCTAAAGAAGGAACAAACACAACCCCAGGTAATAATAACAATAATGATGTATCACCAGGAAATACTGATGAAGAAATCACACTTAGAATGTCTTGGTGGGGTGGGGATGCTCGTCATGAGGCTACTCTAGAAGTAATTAAACTTTTTGAAGAAGCATATCCACATATAACAGTAATACCTGAGTATACAGCATTCACAGGTCACTTCGAACGAATTGCAGCTCAACTTACTGCCCAAGATGAACCGGATATTATGCAAATAAACTTTAACTGGTACTATGGATTTTCACCTGATGGAAATGGATTCTATGATCTATCAACTTTAGAAAATCTTGATTTATCAAACTGGCCACAAGAAAGTTTTGAGGTATTAACAATAAATGGAAAAATCCAAGGAATTCCTATAAGTATTGGTGCACGTGGGTTTGTTTTTAATCAAACAACATACGAACAAGCAGGTGTTCCAATTCCAGAGACTTGGGATGACTTAATGGCAGCAGGAAGAACTTTTAGAGATGTATTAGGTCCTGATTATTATTCATTAGGTAATGTAAGACATGATTATGAAATCCCACATATTATGTTTGCTTACTTAGCACAAAAAACTGGTAAAGATATTTTTACAAATGATCGAATATCTTATACACTTGAAGAATTAACGAGTGGATTTGATTTTCTTCAAGATTTAATTGACAATAATGTAATACCAGACTATCATGCGGATTCTGCTGTAAAGAATCAAGAAAATCCAAACTGGATTTCAGGTCGATATGCAGGTATTTTTAACTGGAATTCTAATAATAACATATTTGAAAACAATATAGATCCAGCTTTAAATGCTACGATTATAGCGGTTCCACAAATTAAATTAGGGCCTAACCAATTACACAGTGGAGGCTTTGATAAAATACTTCAAGCATGGTCAATAAGTGCAAATACGCCATATCCTGAAGAATCAGCATTATTCTTAGAATTTATATCTTCAGATAAAGATGCAGTAATAGCACATGGTTTAAATAGAGGTATACCATTGAATAGAGTTGCAGAGCAAATACTTGCAGATGCAGGTATGTTAGTAGGAATTAATTATGATGCATATGTATTAGCTTCTGAAATAACGGATGTATATTCTTTCCACCCATTCTTTGAAGACAATACAGTTAGATCAGCAATTGGAGATGTAATAGAAAGGTTTATAATGTTAGAAGGTAGTTTCGCTTCAAGAGATGCTGCTGAAGAATTAATTAGAAATACAAACCGAGCGGTATCAGAGGCAATGGAAGGTTAAACAATACTAATAACGCAAATAAAAAATTTAATATCATCCCTTTCCTATAAAAAAATCAAGGAGTTACTGTAGCTCCTTGATTTTTGCGTCTAAAGATGTTTTGCAATTTCTGTTATGACCTTATAATTTTCATTTATATAGGATAAAGTCGTTTTCTTTAAAGAGTCTATATTTACTGGTGAGGCATTATCAATATCAGATTGCCTGTTGGTAATGATGGGGTTTAATCTATAAAGTTTGGTATTAGGAATCTTGCTTACTAGATGATTAGCACTACTTTCTTGTGAGTACATAAAAGAAGATAGTAAAGGAACGCTATTAAAGGGATTGACCCAGCCAATAAGACCCCAATTTTTCACATCTTTACATAGAAAAGACTTTTCGTTTTTCCCAGTCCCTAGAGATACAAAAATAAATTCCTCTGCATCGGGGTATATTTTTCTAGCCTCTGCATAGGCGCATAATGTTGGGTTGTTAGCATATAACCCCCCGTCTACAAAGCAATAAGTATTTTTGCTATTTATAGGCATTGCGTAGTGTGCAGGGAAGTAAGTTGGTGCTGCTGTCGAGGCAAGTGCCACATCTCGTAGATAAAAATTTTGATAACCATTATTATGGGATGGGGGTAGATGCTTGAAGAAAAAAGGCTTCATCGTTTGCATGTCAAAAGAAGGTATTATAATATTGGTTAATGAATCTTTTAAAGTTGCTTGACTAAAATATTCATCAAGAAGAGTTGATAAGTACTTTGTGTTGTATTTGGGTTTGAAGAGCTGAAAAATGGTTCTAATGATTTGCCAATTTTGATTGAAAATCAAGTGAGATTTTGTTTCGTATAGGTCACTAATAAGGTCCGTTCTATTACTATAAGGAATACCCCCGATTTTAGGTGCAGATAATAATAAAGCAATTAATGCTCCAGTGGAAGTGCCAGCAATGATATCAAAACTTTTATACATAGCTTTTCCATTAATTTCTTTTGATAAAGCTTTAAGGATTAAAGCAGGAATTAATCCTCTAACGCCTCCCCCATCTATGGATAATATTCTAACTGTTTTTTTGCTCATAAAAACACTCTCGCATTTAGAAATATATATTAGGTCTTATTATATATTTATAGAAGTAGAGAGTGTTTTGTTACTGTTTTATTTATAATTTTATAAACTCAGGCTTTTGCTTTTCAAAAACAGTGTAGTACTTATAGCCATGGCTTTTTAAGATGTCATATACTTCATTGAATTTGGAGCATAGGTGGTCAGGTATATGAGCATCTGACCCTATTGTAATAATTTCGCCACCTAATTCTTTATATCTCTTGATGATTTCTACATTTGGATGAGGATTACCTAAACCATAACGTATACCAGATGTGTTAATTTCTATGCCTTTATGGTTATGGATTAATTTAAGTAATAAGGCATCGATAATATCCGTATAATTAGAGTGAGATATTAATTTGTTGTCATAAGGACCATATCTAACGATGTAATCAAGATGACCATAAACTTGAAAGCCAGAAAATGCGTCAATATTCTCAATGATACTCTCTAAATAACGTCCATAAGCCGTATGTTCACTTTTGTTTTTGTAATAAGCCCTAAGATATGGGTCAATGCCATCAACAAGGTGAGAAGACCCTATAATGAAGTCAAAAGGATGATTGTTAATAATCTTATCATAGTAATCCTTTAAATGAGGTTGCAAACCTAATTCAATACCTATTAGTATGTGAATATCCTTTTTATATTTATCTTGAAGGCTTTCTAATGTATGAAAGTAGTCAGAAATGTCAAAAGTAAATATAATATCTTCAGTTGGATAGTCAGCATCATAATGATCTGTAATACAAAGTTTTTTAACACCTAAATCTATGGCTTTTTTTATTGTGTCTTCTGGAAGGGTCTTTGAATCCCCAGAAAAATGAGTATGTACATGATAATCAGAATAAAACATAAAGAACCTCCTATATATTAGGGTAATATGTATTGTATTTTTAAAAAAAATCAACCGTTATTTACAAAGATAATAATGGAAGTATCCAAAAAAGAATATATAATAAGTCTAATAGGATGTATAAGATACGTCAAGTGAATTACTGTGATTTTACACAAAGATTTATAGTTTATGAGTATAAAAATATGCTATATACTCAAGGGAAAAATAAAAATTGTTAAGTTAATGTAAAGTTTAATAATAATTTATATTATAGCTTGTATTTGACGAAATTTGTGGTAAGATAAAAATTGTTGTTTTACATAAAATTAACTAAGACTTAACAAAGCATTTGGGAGGACAAAGATGGAATTAATTATTACGTTTATAGGTGGTTTTGCCATTTTCTTGTATGGAATGAACCAAATGGGAAAAGGTCTACAAAAGGCTGCTGGAAACAAGATGAAACAATTACTTGCCGTTTTGACGAATAATCGCTTTTTAGGTGTAATTGTTGGAGCTTTAGTGACTGCCATTGTACAAAGTAGTTCTGCAACAACAGTTATGATCGTTGGATTTGTTAATGCTGGTTTGCTTAATTTGACCCAAGCAGTTGGTGTCATTATGGGTGCTAATATTGGTACGACAATTACCTCTTGGGTAGTGGCAATGGGAGAATGGTCTAAATACCTTAAACCAGATAATATGGCACCGGTAGCAATTGCCATTGGTGCATACTTAATGTTCTTTACTAAAGATAAAAAGAAGAAACAAATAGGTGAAATATTTGTAGGATTTGGTATGTTATTTATTGGTTTAGGATTTATGTCGGATGCTGTAAAACCCTATAGAACCAGTCCTGTTTTTAAAGAGGCTTTCAAAGCTTTTGGTGAAAATCCTTTTCTTGGGATTTTGGTAGGGGCAGTTGTTACATTTTTAGTACAAAGTAGCTCTGCATCTGTTGGTATACTTCAAACCATTGCAGCAGCAACATTTTTACCATTTAATGCAGCTGTATATATTATATTAGGTCAAAATATAGGGACTTGTATGACAGCTTTATTATCTAGTATAGGAGCAAATAAAACTGCAAAAAGAGCTGCATATATACATTTACTCTTTAATATTATAGGAACGATTATATTCACCGTAGGTATTATCATATTCTTTACTTATATTAATCCAGAAATGGGTTACACTGAAACGACGATGACAAGTATTAGTATTTTCCATACTATCTTTAATGTTGGAAGTACATTGTTATTATTTCCATTTGCATCTTACTTGGTACATTTATCAGGTAAGATTGTACGAGGGCAGGACAAGCCTGATGCAAGTAATCAAGACACTGTATTACGTCATTTAGATGAAAGAATATTAGAAACACCTTCCTTTGCAGTAGAGAATGCTATAAAAGAAGTTGTATATATGGGAAGACTTGCAATAGAAAATACTAAAATTGCAACGGAAGCGCTATTAGAAAGAGATGTAGAAAAGTATCAAAAAGCAAAAGAAAATGAAAAACATATTAATAAAATAGAAAGACTGATTACGGATTATTTGGTTAAGATAAGCAATACATCTATCAATGAACATCAAAAACAAATTGTTAATAACCTATTTAATTCTATAAATGATATTGAAAGAGTAGGGGACCATGCAGAAAACATAGCCGAATTGGCTGAATATCACATGGCAAATGATCTATATCTTTCAGATGATGCATTACAAGAATTAACTCAAATGATACAAAAAACAATAGAAACTATTGAATTAGCAATAGATGCAAGAGAAAATGAAGACATTGAAGCCATCAGAAAAGTCATTCAAAATGAAGAAATTGTGGACACATTAGAAGAAGAGTTAAGAGAAAGACATATTAAACGCTTATCTCAAAACTTATGTACTGCTACAACAGGTGTTGTATTCTTAGACACAATAAGCAATCTTGAAAGAATTTCTGACCATGCATTAAATATTGCTTATTATGTTAAAGACGAGATATTGTAAAAGATTTGTAAAGTTTTAATTAAAAAAGAAAAAATTACTTGAAATTTCCATGGTAATTGGGTAAAATAGACACTGAGAATAAAATTTCTCAGTGTTTTTTTGTTTGAATTGGGACTAAAAACGTCACGAGGGACTGAAAAGGTCCACAAGGATGGTATTATGGACAAATCTTTAAATTGTTTAAATAAAATTATACCAAATGAAATACAAGTTCTAAATAGAAGATATGAAGTTCTAAAAGCAATAGAAAGTAGTCAACCAATAGGTAGAAGACAATTAGCAACAACATTAAACAATACTGAAAAAATTATTAGAAATGAAGTTGAATTTCTAAAAGAATTAGATTATATTCAAGTATCCACTTCAGGAATGACAATTACTGAAGAAGGAAAGAATATATTAGCTGAAGTAGAAATGGTTATCCGAAATTTAAGAGGATTATATAGCTTAGAAGATATCATTAAAAAAATACTAAAATGTGACAAAGTGGTTATTGTATCAGGTGATATAGCTCATAATATATCTGTTAGAGAAAATATAGGCAAAGCAGCTGCAAAAGTATTATTGAATAAAATTGGTAATAATTCAATTATTGCTGTTGCAGGAGGAAGTACAGTATACCATGTTGTACATTCCATCAAAACAAATAAAAAGTATCCTGAGGTATTGGTGCTACCTGCCAGAGGAAGTTTAAGAAATAATGTTGAGTACCAAGCCAATTCATTAACAGCTAAGCTGGCTACTAAATTAGAAGCAAATTATGAATTGTTAAACATACCAGATAATCTTAGCCGAAAATCCTTAGAAAGTGTAAGGAAAGAACCAGATATCCAAAAAACAATCAATAAAATATTAAAATCCAATATTATTTTATGTGGAATTGGTAATGCTAATGAAATGGTTGTTAGAAGAAACTTAGCAGATACGGTTATTGAGTTTTTAAATCGAAAAGAAGCTGTAGCTGAGGCTTTAGGATATTATTTAAACAAAGATGGAGAAATAGTGTATACATCACGTTCCATTGGTATAAAATTAGAACAGATGACAAAAACTGCCTATCCCATTGCTGTAGCAGCTGGGAAATCTAAAGCACAAGCCATTATAGCTTTTTCAAAATTTATAAACAATGGGTGTTTTATTATGGATGAAGGGGCAGCAAAAGAAATTATAAACTTAACAGATAACAATAACTTAGTTTTATAGCTGTCAAAAGCTTAAAAATAAATTCAAACAATATTAGGAGGAAAATTAATATGGCAAAAATAGCAATTAATGGTTTTGGACGTATTGGACGTAATGCATTCAAAGTAGCCGTTGAAAAAGGTTTAGACATCGTAGCAATTAATGATTTAACTGATGCAGAAACATTAGCTCACCTTTTAAAATATGACTCTTGTTTTGGAAAATTCAATGGTACAGTTGAAGTTAATGGTACTAACTTAGTTGTAAATGGTAAAGAAATCAAAGTTATAGCTGAAAGAAACCCAGCAGATTTACCTTGGGGAGAATTAAATGTTGATATCGTAATTGAATCTACAGGAATCTTTAGATCAAAAGATCAAGCTCAATTACATATTGATGCTGGTGCAAAAAAAGTAATCATTTCTGCTCCTGGTAAAGGAACAAAATCAATCGTTATGGGTGTTAATGAAGGAGATTATAATCCTGCAGAAGACAATATCGTAGACAATGCTTCTTGTACTACAAACTGTTTAGCACCATTTGCTAAAGTATTAAATGATAACTTTGGAATCAAAAGAGGTATCATGACAACTGTTCATGCTTACACAAATGACCAAAGAATCTTAGACTTACCTCACGAAGATTTAAGAAGAGCTCGTGCAGCTGCTGAATCAATTATCCCAACAACTACAGGTGCTGCTGAAGCCGTTGCTAAAGTAATTCCTGAGTTAAAAGGAAAATTAACAGGTATGGCTATGCGTGTTCCAACGCCTACAGTTTCAGTAGTAGATTTAACTGCTGAATTAGCTAAAGATGTAACTGTAGAAGAAGTAAATGCAGCTTTAAAAGCAGCAGAATCAAATGTTTTAGGATACTCAGATGAGCCATTAGTATCTATTGACTACCGTCAAGACCCACGTTCTTCTATTATTGATGGATTATCTACATTAGTAATGGAAGGCAACTTAGTTAAAGTAGTTTCTTGGTACGATAATGAGTGGGGTTACTCAAACAGAATAGTAGACCTTACTGAATATATAGCTAAATCATTATAATAATAAAGGTCCGGTCTTGTAGGTTTAGACTATAGGATCGGGCCTTTATTTAAATTGAAAATCGTCTGATAATGTTTAATCAAGGAATATATTATTAAATTGGCTGCCTTTCCTTTCAGCCGGTCGACGCCAATTCAATAATATATCCCTTGATTAAACCTGACGAATACTTACTTGATCGTAGAAAGGGGAACAATTACAATGTTAAATAAAAAATCAGTTGATGATATAAATGTAAAAGGCAAAAGAGTTCTTGTTCGTTGTGATTTCAATGTACCATTAAACAATGGTGTAATCACTGATGAGAACCGTGTGGTTTCAGCTTTACCAACAATCCAAAAGCTTATCAATGATGGAGGTAAAGTCATTCTTTGTTCTCACTTAGGAAAACCAAAAGGACCAAGTCCAGAGTTTTCATTAGCACCAGTGGCTAAAAGACTTAGTGAATTATTAAACAAAGAAGTTGTTTTTGCAGCTGACGATACAGTAGTAGGGGAAAACGCTAAAAAAGCTGTAGAAGCTATGAATGAAGGAGATGTTGTATTACTTGAGAATACACGTTTCAGAGCTGAAGAGTCAAAAAATGGTGAAGCATTTAGCAAGGACCTTGCTAGTATAGCAGATGTATTTGTTAATGATGCATTTGGTACAGCACATAGAGCACATTGTTCAAATGTAGGTGTAACCAATTATGTAGATACAGCAGTAGTTGGATACTTAATGCAAAAAGAAATTGATTTCTTAGGCAATGCAGTAAACAATCCAGAAAGACCTTTTGTAGCAATTCTTGGTGGTGCAAAAGTTTCTGATAAAATCAATGTAATCAACAACTTATTAGAAAAAGTTGATACATTAATCATTGGTGGAGGAATGGCTTATACTTTCCTTAAAGCAATGGGTCAAGAAATCGGATCTTCATTATTAGAAGAAGAAAAATTAGAGTATTCTAAAGAAATGATTGAAAAAGCAAAAGAAAAAGGCGTTCAATTCTTATTGCCAGTAGATCATGTTGTGACACAACAATTTAGTAATGATGCACCACATAAAGCATCTGATGACATTGAAGAAGGTTGGTTAGCACTTGATATCGGACCAAAAACAAGAGCAATTTATCAAGACGCTTTAAAAAGTGCTA
The nucleotide sequence above comes from Natranaerovirga pectinivora. Encoded proteins:
- a CDS encoding CBASS cGAMP-activated phospholipase, with translation MSKKTVRILSIDGGGVRGLIPALILKALSKEINGKAMYKSFDIIAGTSTGALIALLLSAPKIGGIPYSNRTDLISDLYETKSHLIFNQNWQIIRTIFQLFKPKYNTKYLSTLLDEYFSQATLKDSLTNIIIPSFDMQTMKPFFFKHLPPSHNNGYQNFYLRDVALASTAAPTYFPAHYAMPINSKNTYCFVDGGLYANNPTLCAYAEARKIYPDAEEFIFVSLGTGKNEKSFLCKDVKNWGLIGWVNPFNSVPLLSSFMYSQESSANHLVSKIPNTKLYRLNPIITNRQSDIDNASPVNIDSLKKTTLSYINENYKVITEIAKHL
- a CDS encoding histidinol-phosphatase HisJ family protein gives rise to the protein MFYSDYHVHTHFSGDSKTLPEDTIKKAIDLGVKKLCITDHYDADYPTEDIIFTFDISDYFHTLESLQDKYKKDIHILIGIELGLQPHLKDYYDKIINNHPFDFIIGSSHLVDGIDPYLRAYYKNKSEHTAYGRYLESIIENIDAFSGFQVYGHLDYIVRYGPYDNKLISHSNYTDIIDALLLKLIHNHKGIEINTSGIRYGLGNPHPNVEIIKRYKELGGEIITIGSDAHIPDHLCSKFNEVYDILKSHGYKYYTVFEKQKPEFIKL
- a CDS encoding Na/Pi cotransporter family protein translates to MELIITFIGGFAIFLYGMNQMGKGLQKAAGNKMKQLLAVLTNNRFLGVIVGALVTAIVQSSSATTVMIVGFVNAGLLNLTQAVGVIMGANIGTTITSWVVAMGEWSKYLKPDNMAPVAIAIGAYLMFFTKDKKKKQIGEIFVGFGMLFIGLGFMSDAVKPYRTSPVFKEAFKAFGENPFLGILVGAVVTFLVQSSSASVGILQTIAAATFLPFNAAVYIILGQNIGTCMTALLSSIGANKTAKRAAYIHLLFNIIGTIIFTVGIIIFFTYINPEMGYTETTMTSISIFHTIFNVGSTLLLFPFASYLVHLSGKIVRGQDKPDASNQDTVLRHLDERILETPSFAVENAIKEVVYMGRLAIENTKIATEALLERDVEKYQKAKENEKHINKIERLITDYLVKISNTSINEHQKQIVNNLFNSINDIERVGDHAENIAELAEYHMANDLYLSDDALQELTQMIQKTIETIELAIDARENEDIEAIRKVIQNEEIVDTLEEELRERHIKRLSQNLCTATTGVVFLDTISNLERISDHALNIAYYVKDEIL
- the nifU gene encoding Fe-S cluster assembly scaffold protein NifU, yielding MYTEKVMDHFMNPRNMGEIENASGTGTVGNAKCGDIMRIFLDVEDNIIKDVKFKTFGCGAAVATSSMATELVKGKSIEEALQVTNRSVMEALDGLPKAKVHCSLLAEEAIHAALWDYAQKHNIEIEGLEPPKEDVHDHDHDDDEE
- the mnmA gene encoding tRNA 2-thiouridine(34) synthase MnmA, encoding MEKTKVVVGMSGGVDSSVAAYLLKEQGYDVIGVTMQIWQDEDTDVQEEKAGCCGLSAVDDARRVANALEIPYYVMNFKDEFKEKVIDYFIDEYQEGRTPNPCIACNRYVKWESLLFRSLQIGAEYIATGHYAQVVQLENGRYTMKKSVTSQKDQTYALYNLTQEQLSRTLMPVGKYTKDQIREMAQKINLRIANKPDSQEICFIPDNDYGRFIQENLEKTIEPGNFVDTEGNIVGKHKGIIHYTIGQRKGLGIALGKPVFVVEIRPETNEVVIGEHNEVFTQELKANNLNFMSIEDLEGEKRVIGKIRYSHQGAPCIIKKIDEDTLLCKFDEPQRAITPGQAVVFYEEDYIVGGGTII
- a CDS encoding ABC transporter substrate-binding protein, translating into MKKILIVMIVLALTVSLMGCGNTEQTTPNDNSTPSEDDQITLRMSWWGGDARHNATLEVIDLFEAAYPHITVVPEYTAFDGHFERMAAQLVGRDEPDIMQVNFNWYYGFSPDGEGFYDLSTLENLNLSNWPAENFEVLTINGKIQGIPISIGTRGFVYNEAIYEQAGVPFPETWDDLIQAGITMREVLGPDYYSLGNLRHDFEIPQLIFSYLAQKTGKNIFENNEVAYTEEELTDGFEFLQTLIDSNVIPDFHADSSVKNHENPNWIAGRYAGIFNWNSNNNIYEANLDPSLNTQLVAVPFIKLSDNQLHSGGFDKVLQAWSISANTSHPEEAALFLEFISTDRDAVVAHGLNRGTPLNKVAEAILAEEGLLVGIDYEAYVLASQIEGTYSFHPFFEDNTVRSAYGDVFERFIMGNLSPRNAAEELIRDTNRAVKEAMQG
- a CDS encoding ABC transporter substrate-binding protein, which codes for MKKIIIAMIVMALTVSLMGCGSKEGTNTTPGNNNNNDVSPGNTDEEITLRMSWWGGDARHEATLEVIKLFEEAYPHITVIPEYTAFTGHFERIAAQLTAQDEPDIMQINFNWYYGFSPDGNGFYDLSTLENLDLSNWPQESFEVLTINGKIQGIPISIGARGFVFNQTTYEQAGVPIPETWDDLMAAGRTFRDVLGPDYYSLGNVRHDYEIPHIMFAYLAQKTGKDIFTNDRISYTLEELTSGFDFLQDLIDNNVIPDYHADSAVKNQENPNWISGRYAGIFNWNSNNNIFENNIDPALNATIIAVPQIKLGPNQLHSGGFDKILQAWSISANTPYPEESALFLEFISSDKDAVIAHGLNRGIPLNRVAEQILADAGMLVGINYDAYVLASEITDVYSFHPFFEDNTVRSAIGDVIERFIMLEGSFASRDAAEELIRNTNRAVSEAMEG